Within the Saccharomonospora amisosensis genome, the region CTGCCGACCACCGTGCCGTCGGTCAGTTCCACACGCAGGCCTTCGAGTTCGTGGTCGTAGAACTCGTCCGGGTCCTCGATCGGCGGCAGATCGGCGGTGTCGGCCAGCAGCATCGCGCCGCGCAGCTCCTCGGCCGCGCTGCGGCCGTCCGCCTCGGTGAAGCGCACCAGCAGCCGCCCGCCATGTGGGCGGACGGCCGCCACGGTAACCCGTTTCGTCACGCCGCCTCGCAGGCTCGCGAGCAGCACCGAGCCCTGCGCGAACCGTTCCTGCGGTGAGTCGGTGCGCACGTCCACGGCCAGTTCCCCGTGAAGACCGTGCGCCTTCGCGACCCGGCCGACGACGACCTGCACGGTGCGGCGCTCAGCGGTCGGTGTCGATCACGTCGACGCGGACTCCC harbors:
- the rimM gene encoding ribosome maturation factor RimM (Essential for efficient processing of 16S rRNA), which gives rise to MQVVVGRVAKAHGLHGELAVDVRTDSPQERFAQGSVLLASLRGGVTKRVTVAAVRPHGGRLLVRFTEADGRSAAEELRGAMLLADTADLPPIEDPDEFYDHELEGLRVELTDGTVVGSVREVIHSPGAELLAVDRGDREALVPFVAAIVVQVDVAGGRVVIDPPEGLLDS